CCGCCGAGAAGGCCAAACACGAGCTGTCGTCCTCGATCGAGACCGAGATAAACCTCCCGTTCATCGCCGTCGGGGCGAACGGCGCTCCGCTCCACGTGGTCCGCACCATGAAGCGGAGCGACCTCGAGATGCTGACGGGCGACCTCATCGAACGCAGCCTCGAGCCCTGCAAGAAAGCCCTCGAGGACGCCAAGCTCCGCCCGAGCGACATCCAGACCGTGGTGCTCGTCGGTGGCATGACGCGCATGCCCGCGGTCTACAAGGCCGTCAAAGAATTCTTCGGCGCGGAGCCATCGAAGAGCGTGAACCCGGACGAGGTCGTCGCGGCCGGCGCGGCCCTCCAAGGCGCTGCCCTCGACAACGACGCGAACGTCGAGGTCCTCCTCCTCGACGTGACGCCGCTCTCGATGGGCGTCGAGACGGGCGGTGGCGTGTTCACGCCGCTCATCCCCCGCAACACCACGATCCCCACCGAGCGCAGCGAGGTCTTCACCACGAGCCTCGACAACCAGCCCTTCGTGCCGATCCACGTGCTCCAGGGCGAGCGCCGCATGGCCGCCGACAACCGCAGCCTCGCCCGCTTCGAGCTGACGGGCATCCCTCCCGCACCGCGCGGCGTCCCGAAGATTCAGGTGACGTTCCGCATCGACGCGAACGGCGTCGTCTCGATCGACGCGAAGGACCTCGGCACGGGGCGCTCGCAGCAGGTCAAGGTGACCCCCACGAGCGGCCTCGACAAGAACGAGATCGACCGCATCATCAAAGAGGGCGAGCGCTACGAAGCGACCGACGCCGTTCGGCGCGAGCTCGCCGAGCTCCGGAACGCGGCCGAAACGCTCCTCTACACGACGGACGCTGCCCTCGAGGGGTACGTCGACCTGGTCGACGCCGACACGCTCGAAGACACACGCGAGTCGGCGAAGCGTCTCCGCACGCTCGTCGACAGCCAGGGTGACATCCAGTCGCTCCGTTCCGCTTACCAAGACCTCGAAGCGCGCACGTTTCAGCTCGCCGAGAAGCTCTACGGCAGCTGAGCCTATCCTCTCGAGGCGCCCTTGCTGCTATGAGGGGCGCCATCATCCATGGCATCGCACGGTCATCAGCCTCAGGGCGGCAAGGATCTCGCCAAGGTCGCCCTCGCGGCGCTCGGCGTGGTCTACGGCGACATCGGCACGTCGCCGCTCTACACGATGCAGGAGTGCTTCGCGCATGACGTGAAGCCGACCGAGGCCAACGTGCTCGGGGTGCTCTCGCTCATCTATTACGCCCTGCTCCTCGTGGTGGTGGTGAAATATCTCACCTTCATCATGCGAGCCGATAACAAGGGCGAGGGCGGCATCCTCGCGCTGCTCTCGCTCGTGAACACGAAGAAGGCCATGGGGGTGCTCACCCTGCTCGGGCTCTTCGGCGCGGCGCTCCTCTACGGCGATGGCGTGATCACACCGGCCATCTCGGTCCTCTCGGCGATCGAGGGGCTCGACGACGAGTCGCATCGGCTGAAACCGTTCATCATCCCGCTCACGGCCATCGTGCTCGTCGTGCTGTTCGTCGTGCAGCGCCGCGGGACCGCGGGCATCGGCGCGGTGTTCGGCCCCACGATGATGATCTGGTTCACCATGATCGCGGTCATGGGCGTGCCATGGATCCTGCGCCACCCCGACGTGCTCCGCGCGCTCGATCCGCGCCACGCCGTCGCGTTCTTCGCGGCGAACAAGTTCCACGGGTTCGCGGTCCTCGGCTCGGTCGTGCTCTGCATCACCGGGGGCGAGGCGCTCTACGCCGACATGGGACATTTCGGCCGCAAGCCGATCGTCCTCGCGTGGTACGTGATGGTGCTCCCGGCCTTGCTCTTCAACTACACGGGCCAGGCGGCGCTCCTCCTCGAGCGCGGGACCATCGAGGAAGGACACAGCGTCTTCTATCGGCTGATCGTCGACGAGGCGAGCCCCTTCCACAAGCTCGCCGGGGACGCCGCGCGCTACCCGGTCGTCGCGATCGCCACGGTCGCCACGGTGGTCGCGTCGCAGGCGCTCATCTCGGGCGCGTACTCGCTCACGCGCCAGGCCGTGCAGCTCGGCTTCTCTCCGCGCGTCACCATCGTGCACACGTCGGGCGAGGCCGAGGGCCAGATCTACATCCCCGAGGTGAACTGGGCGCTCATGGTGGCGTGCCTCGGCCTCGTGTTCGCGTTCAAGCAGTCGACGGCCCTCGCCGCGGCCTACGGCATCGCCGTCACCGGCACCATGGGCATCACGTCGATCCTCTTCTTCGTGGTGGTGCGCCAACAGGGAATGGCCACGTGGAAAGCCGGCCTCCTGCTCGCGCTCTTCCTCTCGGTCGACCTCGCCTTCTTCGGCGCGAATCTCCTCAAGTTCGTCGATGGTGGCTGGTTCCCGATCGTGTGCGCGGCGCTCGTCTTCACGCTCATGACCACGTGGAAACGAGGCCGGATGGCGCTCGCCCAGTCCATGGCCGACGCCACCCTCCCGATCGACCTCTTTTTGGCCGATCTCGAGGTGCAAAAGCCTCACCGTGTGCACGGCACGGCGGTGTTCATGACCTCGAACCCGGACGGCGCGCCGCCCGTGCTCCTGCACCACTTCAAGCACAACAAGGTGCTCCACGAGCGCATCCTGTTCCTCGCGGTCACCACGACCGACGTGCCCGAGGTGCCCGAGGCCGAGCGCTTCGAGGTGGGCGAGATCGGCCAGGGCTTCTTCCGCGTGAAGCTCAAGTACGGCTTCATGCAGACGCCGAACGTGCCTCAGGCCCTGCGCCAAGCCAAGGAGCGCGCGGGCCTCGACATGGACCTCGACGACGTGAGCTTCTTCCTCGGACGCGAGACCCTGCTCGTCACCGGCAAGTCGAAGATGGCGCGCTGGCGGAAGAAGATCTTCTCGCTCATGTCGAAGAACGCCCGGCCCGCCACGGCCTTCTTCGGCATCCCGCCGAACCGCGTGCTCGAAATGGGGACCCAGATCGAGCTTTGACACTCGTGGCGTAAGTGCTCGATATGTAAGTGTATTTGCTCGGTGTTGCTGGGCGCGGTGAGTGCGACGGAAGCCCGATCCTGCGCTGGGCGTTGTAGTCTCCAAGGCCTTGCGTCTCGCTCCTCGATTGCTCGTCGCGTTCGGATTCTTGGCCACGCTCGGCACGGCGGGGCTCGGAGTGCTCGTCCGCGAGGACCGCGTGACCGCCGAGACGAAGCGCTTCTCGGACGAGGTCGCGCGCGCGTGCGAGTCGACCCGGGTCGAGATCGTCCACCAAGCGGAGCGCGACAAGAAGCTCGTCGGGGGCGCGTGCCAGGCGGGGGAGCTCGTCGACCGCGCGCTCGTCTCGCTCGAGGCGGGTGACTTCTCCGAGCGGAGGCTGGGGTTCGCGCAGCTCGTGCCGCAAGAGCGCGTCGCGTTCGATCTCGACGAGCTCCTCTTCGCGGTCGAAGGGGGCGACATCGTGGGCGCCGAGCCCAAGTCGCTCCTCGCCAAGAAGAGGCGAGAGGTCGAGGCCGAGATCGGCAAGGGCCCCGCGAGCTACGCGTTCCGCACGGCCGGAGGGCTCGCGATCGTGTCGCGGTGCGCGAAGGCGAGCCACGGGCACACCGCAGGGCTCATGGGCGTGAGGCACGTCGCGCCGCTGCTCGCGCAACGAGGCAGCGCGCTCGGGGTCACGGTCGAAGAGGGCACGCGCGAGGCTCGCCCGGACGAGGTCACGGCGTCGTGCACCGTCTCCGATGGGCACGGAGCCGCCGTGGCCCTCACGGTCGCGAAACCCAAGGCCGAGCTGTCATCGGCCCTCCTCCGTATCGACGAGCGCATCCTGCTCGCGGCCGCCGTCACGATGGGCGTCGCGCTCCTCTTCGCCGTGCTGCTCGCGCGGAGCCTCGGCCGCCCGCTCGCCGAGCTCGCCCGCGAGGCACGGCTCGTCTCGTCCGACGCCGCGAAGCCCCTCGCCGGGCGTGTCAAAGGCTCCGACGAGGTGCGCGAGCTGGTCGTGGCCTTCGACACCATGATCGAAGATCTCGCCGTGACACGTCGCAGGCTCGCCGCGACGTCGCGTGTCGCGGCGTGGCGGGAGGTCGCGCGGCGGGTGGCCCACGAGGTGAAAAACCCGCTCGCGCCCATTCGCGCTGCCGTCGAGACGCTGCGTCGCCTGCGCGCGCGCGACGATCCGGCGTTCGACGAGTACTTCGACGAGGCCACCCGCACGGTGCTCGCCGAGGTGCACCGCATCTCCACGATCGTGACCGAGTTCACGCGTTTTGCGCGCCTCCCGCAGCCTCGCCCCGAGGACGTCGACCCCGCCGACATCGCGCGCCACGTCGTCACCGCCCACGAGCCGCTCGCCGAGGAGACGAAGCTCGTGCTCGACATCGCCGGGCCGACGGTGCACGTCTCGGCGGATCGGGATCAGATCGTCCAGGTGCTCACGAACCTCGTGCAAAACGCGCTCGACGCCGTGCGAGGGCTCGCCGGAGCTCGCGTCGTGCTTCGGGTCGAGAGCGACGCCCACGGGCGCGCACGCTTCACGGTGACCGACTCGGGGCCCGGAATCTCGCGCGACATCGCCGCGCGTCTCTTCGAGCCGTACGCCACCACCAAGGCGCACGGCACGGGGCTCGGCCTCGCGATCGCCCAGCGCATCGCGATC
The sequence above is a segment of the Myxococcales bacterium genome. Coding sequences within it:
- the dnaK gene encoding molecular chaperone DnaK, translating into MSKIIGIDLGTTNSCVAVVETSPAGKVDVKVIPNAEGARTTPSIVAFTASGERLVGQPAKRQAVTNATNTVYAAKRLIGRKKKSDEVVRHAERSPFKIIESPNGDAWIEVGGKQMAPPEVSAMVLTRMKEIAETYLGETVTDAVITVPAYFDDAQRQATKDAGTIAGLNVRRIINEPTAAAIAYGLEKKQAERIAVYDLGGGTFDISILEISDGVFSVKATNGDTYLGGEDFDLRIVDSIAESFLTENKVDLRKDKMALQRLKEAAEKAKHELSSSIETEINLPFIAVGANGAPLHVVRTMKRSDLEMLTGDLIERSLEPCKKALEDAKLRPSDIQTVVLVGGMTRMPAVYKAVKEFFGAEPSKSVNPDEVVAAGAALQGAALDNDANVEVLLLDVTPLSMGVETGGGVFTPLIPRNTTIPTERSEVFTTSLDNQPFVPIHVLQGERRMAADNRSLARFELTGIPPAPRGVPKIQVTFRIDANGVVSIDAKDLGTGRSQQVKVTPTSGLDKNEIDRIIKEGERYEATDAVRRELAELRNAAETLLYTTDAALEGYVDLVDADTLEDTRESAKRLRTLVDSQGDIQSLRSAYQDLEARTFQLAEKLYGS
- a CDS encoding potassium transporter Kup, which translates into the protein MASHGHQPQGGKDLAKVALAALGVVYGDIGTSPLYTMQECFAHDVKPTEANVLGVLSLIYYALLLVVVVKYLTFIMRADNKGEGGILALLSLVNTKKAMGVLTLLGLFGAALLYGDGVITPAISVLSAIEGLDDESHRLKPFIIPLTAIVLVVLFVVQRRGTAGIGAVFGPTMMIWFTMIAVMGVPWILRHPDVLRALDPRHAVAFFAANKFHGFAVLGSVVLCITGGEALYADMGHFGRKPIVLAWYVMVLPALLFNYTGQAALLLERGTIEEGHSVFYRLIVDEASPFHKLAGDAARYPVVAIATVATVVASQALISGAYSLTRQAVQLGFSPRVTIVHTSGEAEGQIYIPEVNWALMVACLGLVFAFKQSTALAAAYGIAVTGTMGITSILFFVVVRQQGMATWKAGLLLALFLSVDLAFFGANLLKFVDGGWFPIVCAALVFTLMTTWKRGRMALAQSMADATLPIDLFLADLEVQKPHRVHGTAVFMTSNPDGAPPVLLHHFKHNKVLHERILFLAVTTTDVPEVPEAERFEVGEIGQGFFRVKLKYGFMQTPNVPQALRQAKERAGLDMDLDDVSFFLGRETLLVTGKSKMARWRKKIFSLMSKNARPATAFFGIPPNRVLEMGTQIEL
- a CDS encoding HAMP domain-containing protein, encoding MRLAPRLLVAFGFLATLGTAGLGVLVREDRVTAETKRFSDEVARACESTRVEIVHQAERDKKLVGGACQAGELVDRALVSLEAGDFSERRLGFAQLVPQERVAFDLDELLFAVEGGDIVGAEPKSLLAKKRREVEAEIGKGPASYAFRTAGGLAIVSRCAKASHGHTAGLMGVRHVAPLLAQRGSALGVTVEEGTREARPDEVTASCTVSDGHGAAVALTVAKPKAELSSALLRIDERILLAAAVTMGVALLFAVLLARSLGRPLAELAREARLVSSDAAKPLAGRVKGSDEVRELVVAFDTMIEDLAVTRRRLAATSRVAAWREVARRVAHEVKNPLAPIRAAVETLRRLRARDDPAFDEYFDEATRTVLAEVHRISTIVTEFTRFARLPQPRPEDVDPADIARHVVTAHEPLAEETKLVLDIAGPTVHVSADRDQIVQVLTNLVQNALDAVRGLAGARVVLRVESDAHGRARFTVTDSGPGISRDIAARLFEPYATTKAHGTGLGLAIAQRIAIEHDGELSYLGPGDDGRGAMFRLVLPPEGPKPMSEAPPSPPPSV